One Heptranchias perlo isolate sHepPer1 chromosome 2, sHepPer1.hap1, whole genome shotgun sequence DNA segment encodes these proteins:
- the LOC137333859 gene encoding interleukin-6-like, with amino-acid sequence MRSVQYFCQLFLVLFGTVAAFPVGDLVETAEHLPGSAPLNCAACDSLALQIQRTAAKLRDAQLCEYFSFCDGDRSSLLSYNFDLPQIQAQDRCLKMGFHKETCLKAIASGLQKYNPFLLLVERFIPSSNDQVIWMRSSTQRLAELVTYQLNAEFGSTDLAESGQEVSASDLPTDWSRQVKVHVILRDFTTFIEKTSRAIRFMKSVSIL; translated from the exons ATGAGATCTGTCCAAT ATTTTTGCCAACTTTTCCTGGTGCTGTTTGGAACAGTCGCTGCTTTCCCTGTGGGGGATCTGGTAGAAACGGCGGAGCATTTACCTGGATCAGCCCCCCTGAACTGTGCAGCCTGCGACTCCCTGGCGCTGCAGATCCAGAGAACAGCGGCTAAACTACGGGACGCACAG CTGTGTGAGTATTTCTCGTTCTGTGACGGAGACCGAAGCTCGCTGCTCAGTTACAATTTCGACCTACCACAAATCCAAGCTCAGGACAGATGCTTAAAAATGGGTTTCCACAAG GAAACATGCCTCAAAGCGATTGCCTCTGGCCTTCAGAAGTACAACCCCTTCTTATTATTGGTGGAAAGATTCATCCCGAGTTCAAATGACCAAGTGATATGGATGAGATCCAGCACCCAGCGCCTGGCTGAATTGGTCACATACCAG TTAAATGCTGAGTTTGGCAGCACCGATCTGGCCGAGAGCGGGCAGGAGGTTTCTGCCTCAGACCTGCCAACAGATTGGAGCAGACAGGTGAAAGTACATGTCATCCTTAGAGACTTCACTACATTCATCGAGAAAACATCCCGAGCCATTCGCTTCATGAAATCGGTATCGATTCTGTGA